Genomic window (Leptospira kanakyensis):
CTGTATCATTGTTCTTTGAATGAACGGAGTTCGTAGTAATTTTGATTGATTCTAAGTAGCAAGTAACACATGTTTTATCAATCTATTGCAAATGTTATATTAAAAAATTAGAATCGTACTTGATTTGAATCAATGTAAGATTTATAATCTGCACCTACAATTCAGACAATGAAAATTAGGAGGCAAGGATGCTATCAAAATCGCAAGCCAGGGCATTCTTTTTGGGAGGCACCTTTTTGTTCAGTGCTATCTTTGTGTTTCTCACAGTGGATACCTTGCGACAAAACGATTCCCGAACCAATGCGCAAAACATGACAGCGGATGTTTTGAAAGGAAAGGAAATTTGGGAAAAAAACAATTGTATGGGATGCCATACATTGTTAGGTGAAGGTGCTTATTATGCACCAGATTTAACAAAGGTTGTCGAAAGGCGTGGTGCCACTTGGATCGATGTATTTTTAGATGATCCAGAGGCTATGTTCCCTGGAGAACGTAAGATGATCAAATACAACTTCTCAAAGGAAGAAAAGGGGCAGGTCATTGCCTTTCTTGATTGGGTTGGTAAAATTGATGCCAATGGATGGCCACCAAAACCAAATATTCCAATCGATTCTATTGCTACTCCGCAAGTTCCTCAGGTTAAATCAAATGCTGTTGTTTTATCCCAACCGGAAAAGTTCTCGCAACTTTGTGTCGCCTGTCATGCGGTAGGTGGTAAGGGGGGAAACGTTGGTCCTGCTCTTGATCATGTGGGTTCAAAATTCGATTCTGATTATCTCAATCGTTGGTTGTCAGATCCACAAGCAATCAAACCGGGAACTAATATGCCGAAATTGCCGTTAACTGATCCAGAAAGAAAAGACATCGTAACTTATCTTTCTGCGTTGAAATAAGGAGAAACAATGAGATTCCAATCACAAAAGGTCGCA
Coding sequences:
- a CDS encoding c-type cytochrome; the encoded protein is MLSKSQARAFFLGGTFLFSAIFVFLTVDTLRQNDSRTNAQNMTADVLKGKEIWEKNNCMGCHTLLGEGAYYAPDLTKVVERRGATWIDVFLDDPEAMFPGERKMIKYNFSKEEKGQVIAFLDWVGKIDANGWPPKPNIPIDSIATPQVPQVKSNAVVLSQPEKFSQLCVACHAVGGKGGNVGPALDHVGSKFDSDYLNRWLSDPQAIKPGTNMPKLPLTDPERKDIVTYLSALK